The genomic window GGCAACACTGAAAAAATGTGTCATCTGCTAGCCCTCGAATTTTGGACTCTTGTGGAAAAGTTATATTGcagtacattttatttttccttctcACAACGTTAAAGAATTTAACTTAATAACCAATTTCAACAACTTTATCTCACATCATAACGTGTGAACAAAAACCGAGCCAGGCAAGCACCCAATACAAAAGGCGCTAAAAATGGTGTTCAACTTCACAGCCTTTACTTATATAGTAGCTTTGATAGGCGATgcattcttaatatttttcgcaatatttCATGTAATCGCGTTCGATGAACTAAAAACAGACTATAAAAATCCCATTGATCAATGCAATAGTCTGAATCCGGTAAGTAGGGCGGACGCATGTCTGCTATGAATAATAAGCTGGCAGCTCAACAATTACGAAGCCCGTCTATGATTTTATCTAATTATAAATAACGAAAGTCATGCTAATTTCTGCTTTCAGTTGGTGTTACCGGAGTATTTACTTCATATTTTCCTCAACTTATTGTTCCTTCTATGTGGCGAGTGGTTCTCGTTATGCATTAACATACCCTTAATTGCATATCACATATGGCGGTAAGTGGGTTACATACACCAGCTATACCTATAACTTTGATTTATAGGATTAACTGGGTATTTGTATAGTATTTAGTCTGTTGCAATGTGAGTTAAAGTGTGAAAAAAGCTTATGCATAAACCATGACGTGAATGTTTCCACAACAATTTAGCCCCGGTTTCGGAGTCAGCTTTTGAGTTTCAC from Anastrepha ludens isolate Willacy chromosome 5, idAnaLude1.1, whole genome shotgun sequence includes these protein-coding regions:
- the LOC128863464 gene encoding protein cornichon, encoding MVFNFTAFTYIVALIGDAFLIFFAIFHVIAFDELKTDYKNPIDQCNSLNPLVLPEYLLHIFLNLLFLLCGEWFSLCINIPLIAYHIWRYKNRPVMTGAGLYDPTTVLSTDNLTKNMREGWIKLAIYLISFFYYIYGMVYALIST